One Megasphaera elsdenii DSM 20460 genomic window carries:
- a CDS encoding PTS sugar transporter subunit IIA → MNTILQKKNIILNCQSKAKEDVIKEIGKIFYDDGYTTEKYTQAMLDKEKVFNTAIGNAVAIPHGIEEGKCEVKKSGLVIMTFPQGTDWGGETVKLVIGIAGVGDEHIDILSNIAVTCSDEDEVDEILKSSVDQIYDTFANIEAE, encoded by the coding sequence ATGAACACGATTTTGCAGAAGAAAAATATCATCCTCAATTGCCAGTCTAAAGCCAAAGAAGACGTCATCAAAGAAATCGGCAAGATTTTCTACGATGATGGCTATACGACAGAAAAATACACCCAGGCCATGCTGGACAAAGAAAAAGTCTTCAATACGGCCATCGGCAACGCCGTCGCCATCCCTCACGGTATCGAAGAAGGCAAATGCGAAGTCAAGAAATCGGGCTTAGTCATCATGACCTTCCCCCAGGGAACCGATTGGGGCGGTGAAACAGTCAAACTGGTCATCGGTATCGCCGGTGTCGGTGACGAACACATCGATATACTCAGCAATATCGCCGTCACCTGTTCCGATGAAGATGAAGTCGACGAAATCCTGAAAAGCTCTGTCGATCAGATTTACGATACCTTCGCCAACATCGAAGCAGAATAG
- a CDS encoding 5-bromo-4-chloroindolyl phosphate hydrolysis family protein, producing MKYILYVLSFFCLLIGGGAWFFYNHPVGVIGVILSLYILYRLERQPHKLSLKWPGSKGKGASRDQAAFEKALSDFNRMEAERRGLTDSDLCRTVANMQHIARNFLYYLQQYPERIGLAEHFIDYYQDRAVFMVRKYKKLSATGLRTDKVVQTQQKLKTLLSQLDQAYEEQFTQVLEAELVTIDGETTVMAQNLSAQGLYNPEAAVRRKKPSSLKGSLAQWKQKAADRFDAYTDGTFSSITPELRHKINEERLITAVLAFFLGSFGIHYFYLKRPVRGVIYALFCWTLIPGFLGLREGIRYFSMTTDEFYYADYLHKYGA from the coding sequence ATGAAATATATTTTATATGTCCTTTCTTTTTTCTGCCTGCTCATCGGTGGCGGTGCTTGGTTCTTTTATAACCATCCTGTCGGTGTCATCGGCGTTATCCTGTCGCTATATATCTTGTATCGCCTGGAACGGCAGCCGCATAAGCTTTCTTTGAAGTGGCCCGGCAGCAAAGGCAAGGGGGCCAGCCGCGACCAGGCCGCTTTTGAAAAGGCTCTCAGCGATTTCAACCGCATGGAAGCGGAACGCAGGGGATTGACCGACTCGGATTTGTGCCGGACTGTCGCCAATATGCAGCATATTGCCCGTAATTTCCTCTATTATCTGCAACAGTATCCCGAACGGATCGGCCTGGCAGAACACTTCATCGATTATTACCAGGACCGGGCCGTCTTCATGGTCCGCAAATATAAGAAGCTCTCGGCGACGGGACTCAGGACGGATAAGGTCGTCCAGACACAGCAGAAACTCAAGACCTTGCTCAGCCAACTCGACCAGGCCTATGAAGAACAGTTCACCCAGGTCTTGGAAGCCGAGCTGGTGACTATCGATGGAGAAACGACAGTCATGGCTCAGAACCTGTCTGCCCAGGGCCTGTACAACCCGGAAGCCGCTGTACGGAGAAAGAAGCCATCGTCCCTGAAAGGTTCCCTGGCCCAGTGGAAACAGAAAGCTGCCGACCGCTTCGATGCCTATACAGACGGAACCTTTTCGTCGATTACGCCGGAACTGCGCCATAAAATCAACGAAGAACGGCTGATTACAGCGGTCCTGGCCTTCTTCCTGGGTTCCTTCGGCATCCATTACTTCTATTTGAAACGCCCCGTCCGCGGTGTCATCTACGCCCTGTTCTGCTGGACCCTCATCCCAGGATTCCTGGGCCTGCGCGAAGGTATCCGCTACTTCAGCATGACGACCGACGAATTTTACTACGCCGATTATTTGCATAAATATGGAGCTTAG
- a CDS encoding zinc-binding dehydrogenase: MKTKAVRMYGTRDLRLEEFELPEIKDDEILAKIITDSICMSTYKLVEQGKKHKRAPQNMDTHPIITGHEFAGVIVKVGKKWQDQFKPGMRFAQQPALNYKGSLASPGYSYEFFGGDCTYCIFPHEVMELGALMPYDGESFFEASLGEPMSCIIGGYHANYHTNKHNYNHAMGTKEGGNIIILGGCGPMGLGAISYGINFENKPKRIVVTDINDARIARAKEVVSPEYAAQHGVELIYVNTSNMDTAYDDLMKITDGHGYDDVFVYTPIRAVAELGNKLLAFDGCMNFFSGPTDKNFSADINLYDCHYTSTHIMGTTGGNNDDLIEANTLAAKGIIDPAVMITHVGGIDSIAETTLNLPKIPGGKKLAYTQFDMPMTAIEDFAKLGEKDPFFLELDKCCKAHKGLWNAEAEKMILKHFNVEI; this comes from the coding sequence ATGAAAACAAAAGCAGTCAGAATGTATGGTACCCGCGATTTACGTCTGGAAGAATTTGAACTCCCGGAAATCAAAGACGACGAAATCTTAGCCAAAATCATTACCGACAGCATCTGCATGTCGACGTACAAACTCGTCGAACAGGGCAAGAAACATAAACGGGCTCCCCAGAACATGGATACGCACCCCATCATCACAGGTCACGAATTCGCCGGCGTCATCGTCAAGGTCGGCAAGAAATGGCAGGACCAGTTCAAGCCGGGCATGCGCTTCGCCCAGCAGCCGGCCCTGAACTATAAAGGCAGCCTGGCTTCTCCGGGTTATTCTTACGAATTCTTCGGCGGCGACTGCACGTACTGCATCTTCCCGCATGAAGTCATGGAACTGGGCGCCCTCATGCCCTATGACGGCGAAAGTTTCTTCGAAGCCTCCCTGGGTGAACCTATGAGCTGCATCATCGGCGGCTACCACGCCAACTACCACACGAACAAACATAATTACAACCACGCCATGGGCACCAAAGAAGGCGGCAACATCATCATCCTCGGCGGCTGCGGCCCCATGGGCCTGGGCGCCATCAGCTACGGCATCAACTTTGAAAACAAACCGAAGCGCATCGTCGTCACCGACATCAACGACGCCCGCATCGCCCGGGCTAAAGAAGTCGTCTCGCCGGAATACGCAGCCCAGCACGGTGTCGAACTCATCTACGTTAACACGTCCAACATGGATACGGCTTATGACGACTTAATGAAAATCACCGATGGCCATGGCTATGACGACGTCTTCGTCTACACACCAATCCGTGCCGTCGCCGAATTGGGCAATAAACTCCTGGCCTTCGACGGCTGCATGAACTTCTTCTCCGGCCCGACGGACAAAAACTTCAGCGCTGACATCAACCTCTATGACTGCCATTACACCAGCACCCACATCATGGGCACGACAGGCGGCAACAACGATGACCTCATCGAAGCCAACACCCTGGCTGCCAAAGGCATCATCGACCCGGCTGTCATGATCACCCACGTCGGCGGCATCGACAGCATCGCTGAAACGACACTCAACCTGCCGAAAATCCCGGGCGGCAAAAAATTAGCCTACACCCAGTTCGATATGCCTATGACCGCCATCGAAGACTTCGCCAAACTCGGTGAAAAAGATCCGTTCTTCCTGGAACTGGACAAATGCTGCAAAGCCCACAAAGGATTGTGGAACGCCGAAGCCGAAAAAATGATTCTCAAACACTTCAACGTAGAAATCTAA
- a CDS encoding ATP-binding protein: protein MIGRKQELALLEKLYSSPSFQFLIMYGRRRVGKTTILQKFAQSHDCIFFPAQEKNDVLNLEDFSQTVQEHYTGDYLAPFPNWEKALAFIEKQSRNDKRTVLIIDEFPFLASQNPSIKSIFQHAIDHSWQNKNIFLILCGSSVSFMINEVMGYKSPLYGRITAHLEVKPFDYLESAEFFPNYSQEEKLLAYGILGGIPRYLKAFNPYQDITGNIAEHILSENAYLHDEPQLLLRMELREPGIYNSILEAIANGANRISTISDRIHEDRSKCTKYLQVLQNIRLVKKIIPCGQPKTSKKGIYVIADHYYRFWYRYTFSQKNYYFLLGEEKAAQEIMDGISDYMGPVFEEICTEYLWRRAKAHTLPFIPAVIGKWWGTNPLLKQQDDIDILALDKTETEGIFCECKYRNRPMPMEEYDDLVQATAAFPKVTKKHLIFFSKGGYTQPVIERAQREGAQLMSISNLF from the coding sequence ATGATTGGCAGAAAACAGGAATTAGCGCTTTTAGAAAAATTATATAGTTCTCCTTCTTTTCAATTTTTAATCATGTATGGCCGCCGCCGTGTGGGAAAGACGACGATTTTGCAAAAATTTGCTCAATCTCACGATTGTATCTTTTTCCCGGCCCAGGAAAAGAACGACGTCCTAAATTTGGAAGATTTTTCTCAAACTGTTCAGGAACATTATACCGGTGATTATTTAGCACCTTTCCCGAATTGGGAAAAAGCCTTGGCTTTTATCGAAAAACAAAGCCGCAACGATAAACGAACAGTCCTCATCATTGACGAATTTCCCTTTTTAGCCTCCCAAAATCCTTCGATAAAAAGTATTTTCCAGCATGCTATCGACCACAGCTGGCAAAATAAAAACATCTTTCTCATCCTCTGCGGCTCCAGTGTCAGCTTTATGATTAACGAAGTCATGGGATACAAAAGCCCTTTATATGGGCGGATTACTGCACATCTAGAAGTAAAGCCTTTTGATTATCTGGAAAGTGCTGAGTTTTTCCCGAATTATTCACAAGAAGAAAAATTATTGGCCTATGGCATCCTCGGCGGAATCCCTCGCTATTTAAAGGCATTTAATCCATATCAAGACATTACCGGAAATATCGCCGAACACATTTTATCTGAAAATGCCTATCTTCACGACGAACCGCAGCTCCTTTTGCGCATGGAACTGCGTGAACCAGGTATTTATAATAGTATACTCGAGGCTATCGCCAATGGAGCCAATAGGATTTCCACCATCTCCGACCGCATTCACGAAGACCGGAGCAAATGCACGAAATATCTGCAAGTATTACAGAACATCCGCCTGGTAAAAAAAATCATCCCCTGTGGCCAGCCTAAAACGAGTAAAAAAGGCATTTACGTGATTGCAGATCATTACTACCGTTTTTGGTACCGCTATACGTTCTCACAAAAAAATTATTACTTCCTCTTAGGCGAAGAAAAAGCTGCCCAAGAAATCATGGACGGCATTTCCGACTATATGGGACCTGTCTTTGAAGAAATCTGCACCGAATACCTCTGGCGCCGGGCCAAGGCCCATACTCTTCCCTTCATCCCCGCTGTCATCGGCAAGTGGTGGGGCACCAATCCCCTATTGAAACAGCAGGATGATATCGACATTCTCGCACTCGATAAGACAGAGACAGAAGGAATCTTCTGCGAATGTAAATACCGGAACCGTCCTATGCCCATGGAAGAGTATGATGATTTAGTCCAGGCTACAGCCGCCTTCCCAAAAGTAACAAAAAAACACCTGATTTTCTTCAGTAAAGGCGGATACACCCAGCCCGTCATAGAACGCGCCCAAAGGGAAGGCGCACAATTAATGAGCATAAGTAATCTGTTCTAA
- a CDS encoding LytR/AlgR family response regulator transcription factor, producing the protein MIIDHEPLMAAQLKKLLQRGDPSIEVKSICYEGEQAMACLAAHQPDIVFLTLEMPRVSGMTIARQIEAAKGPHPAVVFVTGKRDFISQALRLNVLDYLVKPVTEEEVRRVVEKFRAVYIKKEAPLQEGASETAVDSSRPSYARRFSVDEGDKIKLISTEDIRLVYAEKRKVFLVTLSGKTYPSHLSLVQFEKRLPEEVFFRCHRNYIVNIDEVQQIEPWFNHQYVLIVKGMEDQPVPIGRSYVKKLRQYVDL; encoded by the coding sequence GTGATCATCGATCACGAACCGCTAATGGCGGCGCAGTTGAAGAAGCTGTTACAGCGTGGGGATCCGTCTATCGAGGTAAAATCAATATGTTATGAAGGGGAACAAGCCATGGCTTGTCTGGCGGCTCATCAGCCGGATATCGTCTTTCTGACGCTGGAAATGCCGCGGGTCAGCGGCATGACCATTGCCAGACAGATTGAAGCGGCCAAGGGCCCTCATCCAGCCGTCGTCTTCGTCACGGGCAAGCGCGATTTTATTTCCCAAGCGCTGCGGCTCAATGTCCTCGATTATCTGGTCAAACCGGTTACAGAGGAGGAAGTGCGGCGGGTCGTCGAGAAATTCCGCGCTGTCTATATAAAAAAAGAAGCTCCTTTGCAGGAAGGAGCTTCCGAAACAGCTGTTGACAGCAGCCGACCCAGTTATGCCCGGCGTTTTTCCGTCGATGAAGGCGACAAGATCAAACTCATTTCGACGGAAGATATCCGCCTGGTCTATGCAGAGAAACGAAAAGTTTTTCTCGTTACCTTGTCGGGCAAGACGTATCCCAGCCATCTCAGTCTGGTCCAGTTTGAAAAGCGTCTGCCTGAAGAGGTGTTCTTTCGCTGTCACCGCAATTATATCGTCAACATCGATGAGGTTCAGCAAATCGAACCGTGGTTCAATCATCAATACGTCCTCATCGTCAAAGGGATGGAAGACCAGCCCGTGCCCATCGGCCGGTCGTATGTCAAGAAACTCCGGCAGTACGTCGACTTATAG
- a CDS encoding PTS mannitol transporter subunit IICB — protein sequence MKAKVQSFGRFLSGMVMPNIGAFIAWGLITALFIPSGWLPNEQLAKMVGPFLTYVLPLLIAFQGGKIVGGLRGAIMGAIATVGVICGTTYTMFMGAMVMGPLAGLVIKKFDAAVDGRIKPGFEMLINNFSVGILGMVMAILGFYLIGPVMGIILSFLTAGVQILLQAGIFPLIGVFVEPAKVLFLNNAINHGIFTPLGAEQVAETGKSIFYMIETNPGPGTGVLLAYWLFSKDTMTRQSAPGALIIHLLGGIHEISFPYILMNPALLLATISGSVAALFYNMIFDLGLSGPPAPGSLISYLAMAPKGSTLSVILSIVIAAAVSFIIASPIIKMSAAKSSESLEEAQQKMQDMKAESKGTSPAAAAPAQADLKCITNVVFACDAGMGSSAMGAAVLQKKFKKAGLTDITVSHASVSEIPADAQLVVCHQDLAERAKASAPQARLITITNFMAAPEYGMLVDELVAARQSK from the coding sequence ATGAAAGCAAAAGTCCAATCCTTCGGCCGTTTCCTCAGCGGTATGGTCATGCCAAACATCGGCGCCTTCATCGCCTGGGGCCTGATTACGGCCTTATTCATCCCCAGCGGCTGGCTGCCTAACGAACAGCTGGCAAAAATGGTCGGACCTTTCCTGACCTACGTCCTGCCCCTGCTCATCGCCTTCCAGGGCGGCAAAATCGTCGGCGGCCTGCGCGGCGCCATCATGGGTGCCATTGCCACGGTCGGCGTCATCTGCGGCACGACCTACACCATGTTCATGGGTGCCATGGTCATGGGGCCCCTGGCCGGCCTGGTCATCAAGAAATTTGACGCCGCTGTCGACGGCCGCATCAAGCCGGGCTTCGAAATGCTCATCAACAACTTCTCCGTCGGCATCCTGGGCATGGTCATGGCCATCCTCGGCTTCTACCTCATCGGCCCGGTCATGGGCATCATCTTGTCCTTCCTGACGGCCGGCGTCCAGATCCTGCTCCAGGCCGGTATCTTCCCGCTCATCGGTGTCTTCGTAGAACCGGCTAAAGTCCTCTTCTTGAACAACGCCATCAACCACGGCATCTTCACTCCCCTCGGCGCCGAACAAGTCGCCGAAACGGGCAAGTCCATCTTCTACATGATTGAAACCAATCCCGGCCCCGGCACAGGCGTTCTCCTGGCTTACTGGCTCTTCTCGAAAGACACCATGACCCGTCAGTCCGCTCCCGGCGCCCTGATCATCCACCTTCTCGGCGGTATCCACGAAATTTCCTTCCCCTACATCCTCATGAACCCGGCTCTCCTGCTGGCAACCATCAGCGGCAGTGTCGCAGCCCTGTTCTACAACATGATTTTCGACCTCGGTCTTTCGGGTCCGCCGGCCCCGGGCAGCCTCATTTCCTATCTGGCCATGGCGCCGAAGGGTTCGACCCTCTCAGTCATCCTGAGCATCGTCATTGCTGCTGCCGTCTCCTTCATCATCGCCTCGCCGATCATCAAGATGTCCGCTGCCAAATCCAGCGAATCCCTGGAAGAAGCCCAGCAGAAGATGCAGGACATGAAGGCTGAATCGAAAGGCACGTCTCCGGCAGCCGCCGCTCCGGCCCAGGCCGATTTGAAGTGCATCACCAACGTCGTCTTCGCCTGCGATGCCGGTATGGGTTCCAGTGCCATGGGAGCCGCCGTCTTGCAGAAGAAATTCAAGAAAGCCGGCCTGACCGACATCACCGTCAGTCACGCTTCCGTTTCAGAAATCCCAGCAGACGCCCAGCTCGTCGTCTGTCACCAGGATTTGGCTGAACGAGCGAAAGCCAGTGCTCCCCAAGCCCGCTTGATTACAATTACAAACTTTATGGCAGCCCCTGAATACGGCATGCTCGTCGATGAATTAGTCGCTGCCCGTCAAAGTAAATAA
- the tpiA gene encoding triose-phosphate isomerase: MRKTIIAGNWKMNHLGADAKETIQGLVAKVPQDVKPEVIIAPVFPYLSMAVEMTKGTPIHVAAQNMHWEEKGAFTGEVSPAMLVDIGVTHVILGHSERRTYFNETDETVNKKTKAALAHNLTPIVCCGETLEQREQGIMQSWIEGQIEKALEGLKAEDVKKVVIAYEPIWAIGTGKTASAAQAEEVCAIIRKKLAALYDAATAEDVSILYGGSVKGGNVAELTGSADIDGGLVGGASLKADDFLAIINNAVVK, translated from the coding sequence ATGCGTAAAACCATCATTGCCGGCAACTGGAAAATGAACCACCTCGGTGCCGACGCTAAAGAAACCATCCAGGGCCTCGTCGCCAAAGTTCCGCAGGACGTAAAACCGGAAGTCATCATCGCTCCGGTCTTCCCGTACCTTTCCATGGCCGTTGAAATGACCAAAGGCACGCCGATCCATGTCGCTGCCCAGAACATGCATTGGGAAGAAAAAGGCGCTTTCACCGGTGAAGTTTCGCCGGCCATGCTCGTCGACATCGGCGTCACCCATGTCATCCTCGGTCATTCCGAACGCCGTACGTATTTCAATGAAACCGATGAAACGGTCAACAAGAAGACCAAAGCAGCTCTGGCTCATAACCTGACGCCCATCGTTTGCTGCGGCGAAACGCTGGAACAGCGCGAACAGGGCATCATGCAGTCCTGGATCGAAGGCCAGATCGAAAAAGCCCTGGAAGGCCTGAAGGCAGAAGACGTCAAGAAAGTCGTCATCGCCTATGAACCGATTTGGGCTATCGGCACGGGCAAGACGGCCAGTGCTGCTCAGGCTGAAGAAGTCTGCGCCATCATCCGCAAGAAACTGGCTGCCCTCTATGATGCTGCTACGGCTGAAGACGTTTCCATCCTCTACGGCGGCAGCGTCAAAGGCGGCAACGTCGCTGAACTCACAGGCTCTGCCGACATCGACGGCGGTCTCGTAGGCGGTGCCAGCCTCAAAGCCGACGACTTCCTCGCCATCATCAATAACGCTGTTGTAAAATAG